The window ttaTGATAaggatattatatgatttaaataccttaaaacacaacCTCCTGAGAATATTAagcacctctagtgttacccgaaaatacgggttacaacatccttgattcattTAACGTCTAATATTTGTTAatcactcttatacacccttgtatcatttaagtccaataggattaacttcttatcatatcaaagataatatcttctccaatttacgtcgactaacttacggtgtGATCTAACGTACtcgaatatgggttgtaacaccctccccCTTtaggaatattcgtcctcgaatgtaagggtttatgaggagtctaactcatcgtggattctgGCGGAACTTCCCGGccgagtttcccctataaaatggacacttgACAAACTTGCAAGTAGTTAAATCCAACCTATGGCCTCACAaggctatacaaagcattatgcatatatacattatttgtgtatcaccattttgtattaaggaAGAGTATTCTCAAGCTATTATTACCTCATACAGCCGTTTCATTTTCCATTGCATCTTGCATTCCCCCGACATCCTTGTTATCTTGAATATTGAATATGTAAGGGTATTTAGACCTCATCTCCTATTCTTCTTCACATGTCACTTCTTCTGTATTCTTGTTCCCCCACAATACattgacggaagctacatcctttgttctcggCCTgtggacttgtcgatctaatatagccactgaaacttcttcatatgatagatcctccgTAACTTATAtatctttgatagggatgaccaaagaagggtctccaatacattttctcaacatagatacatggaataccgggtggacaaattccaattcggatgaAAATTCTCACTCATAAGCAACATGTCCAATTTGTCAAAGACTCTTGCACGACCCGATATAAcacggactcaacttacccttcttcccaaaaatgCATAATAACGTTCATCGGCAAGATCCTCAGGATTACCCAATCACCATCCTCAAATTCTAGATCACGACGTtagacatcggaataagacttttgcatGCTTTGCAATGTTCTCAGTCGTTCTTGTATCACTCGCACCTTCTTAATGGCTTGGTGACTCAAATATGGCCCATATAATTTTATTTCAccaacttcgaaccatccaactagtgatctacatctcctcccgtacagtgcctcataccggggccattttaatactagaatggtaactattattataggTGAATTCTATGAATGGAAGATGGTTATCCCAAGTCCCCTTGAAATTTataacacatgctcgtagcataccTTCGAGTGTCTAAATGGTACATTCAGGCTGTCTGTCAGTCTGTGggtggaatgcagtgctgagatttacttgtgtgcctaagcccttctgaaaagacctccaaataTTAGCTTTAAATTGAGCTcttcggtctgatataatagatccTAGAACACCATGAACCCTAACAATCTCGTTGATATATAAGCTCACACAATCTTCAACCGTGTacgttgtcttaactggcagaaaacgGACAGATTTTGTAaatcgatcaactatcacccaaatgatgtcaaacttatgataagagcgaggtaatgcaataatgaagtccatattgatTACCTCCCATTTCCAAgttggaatctctatattctgaatcaatctatagggtttctgatgctcaatctttacttgttgataattaggacactaggctacaaattctgcaatagacctctttatgttatcccaccaatacagctccttaacgtcatgatacatctttatcAAGCTGGGATGGATGGAATATCAAGACTgttgaatctcaatcataatcttctctcgcaaccctgccacattagcCACACATAATCGGCCTTGGTATCTCAGTGCCCCATCTCCTACGGTCTCGAAAGCTATAACCTTACGCTGCTGAATGACCTCTCTCAATCGTACtgaggtaggatcttcatattgacgtgcttttacctcggctaccaaagatgattctgttgTATACTGTATAGTAACACCACCATCATTAGAGTttaacaatctgattctcatattgtcCAGTTGATGAAGCTCTttagtcaacccttgtctacTTGCCTCAATGTGTACTAAGCTTCCCATTGGCTTACGGCTGAGAGAGTCtaccacaacattggctttactgggatggtacaatatctctatatcgtagtctttcagtatttGAAGCCACCTACGctacctcaaattcaactccttctactTGATGATGAAAtataaactcttgtgatctgtgtagatgtcaacacggatgccatataagtagtgccgccatatattcaaagcatatattaatgcagccaattccaaatcatgagtcaggtaattcttttcatattcttcaattgtcttgatgcataagcaatcactttgccatgttgcatcaatacgcaccccaaacctatacatGAGGCATCaaaatataccacataaccttctgttccttgtgggagagtgagcactggtgcggatgtcaatcgattctttagctcctgaaaactatgttcacaagcgtCAGACTattggaacttggtagctttctatgttaacttagtcaatggtgttGATATAGAGGAAAATCCTTCTACAACCTGCCTATAATATCTTTCTAGCCACAGGAAGCTACAGACTTCTAATGgggttgtaggtctcggccaattcttcactgcatcgatcttctgagtgtcgatgTTAATACCCtcgtcagatatcacatggccaaagAATGTTACTGAGTTCAGTTAGAATTTATATTTGGAGAGCTTAGCATAAAACTTACGATCCTGAAGGATCTGTAATACTATATTCAAGTGGGTCGCATGTTccgcctctgaacgagaatacactagaatgtcatcaatgaatacaatcatgAACACGTCAAGATAGGGTCTGAATACActgttcataagatccataaaagctACTGGGAAATTTGTTAtcccgaacgacatcaccgatTACTCAAAGTGCCTATATCGTTTTCGAAAGGTCATCTTCAGAATATCCTTCTCATTAAccctcaactgatgataccctaaacgtaagtcaatcttggataaatacttggcaccctgtagttggtcaaacaggtcgtTAATCCTTgaaagtggatacttgttctttgtagtaaccttattcaactacctataatcgatacacatccttaatatagttcctgctatgcctgaggatgagcagcgtagattggagaagtttgggagactccagcctccatctttcagtggtgtagagggagaggatgcacaaggtttcttggataggtgtcaaAGTATACTCTGTACAGCAGATAATATGGAGATCAGTGGGGTCtggttcactacctttcagttctttggggctgcattcagttggtgggaggcttacgagaggcgtaggccggtcggcgcagcgCCCCTTACCTGCCAGCAGTTCTCTGTtatctttctagagaagttcgtacctcggtcccgcagagaggagttgcgcagactATTTGAgaagcttcgtcagggtgatatgtctgtgacgtagtatgagatacgattctcggagttggcccgtcatgttaTCTGGTTTGTTCCCACATacagggaaaggatcaggaggcttatagatggcctcacttatcagctacgattgcttatgaccagagagagagtgtctggtgctacttttgatgaggttgtcgacattgctcgtcagattgagatggttcgtagtcaggagatggttgagagggaggccaagaggcctcatggatagggaggatttagtggtgcttCTTCTGTGGGTCAGTtctagcacggtagaggtcgtcctttcagacatgcctATACGGCTCATCTAGGTCATCGTGGTACATCatttggccatggttctcacagttatcagcagggACGTTCTTCTCTCGGTGCCCTCCCAGTGCAGAGTTCGTCTCGTGCTCCATCAGGTCAGGGTTCATCTATGCtaggtccttctaccagttatcccggtgttCGGGGCTCCCTTCAGATCCCGCACCAGCACCGGAGAGTTGTTATGAGTTTGGAGattttggtcacatgaggagagagtGTCCTCGTATAGTGGGAGGCCCTGCTCCATAGAAGAGCCATTCTATATCAtcagcaccagttcctccaccagcCACCCAGCCAGTTaagggtggagctcagtcagctaggggttgctcgagaggggaggcagatcaggggtggCAAGgtccgtttctatgccctccttgCCAGActagatgccattgcttcagatgttgttaTTAcgtgtattgtctcagtttgccacaaagatgcctctgtattatttgacccttgttccacttattcatatgtttcctcatatttcgctcattttctggatatgccccgtgggtctttagtttcatctgtttatgtatctactcctgtgggtgatacaattattgtggatcgtatatatcggtcatgtgtagtgactattggagGTTTAaagaccagagtggatcttttgctgctcagtatggtcgattttgatgtgatattggttatggattggttatctccatgtcatgttgttctatatTGTCacgttgagtggagcggttctatagactatgttctcGGTAGAGTGATCTCacacttgaaggctcagcggatggttgagaagggttgtctatcctatatggattttgtgagggatgttagtgcagagactccttcCATTGATTCTATTTCGGTGGTGTGTgattttttggatgtgtttcctgcagatctgccaggcatgccgcctgacagggatattgacttcggtattgatttggtgccgggcattcaggatatttctattccaccgtatcgtatggcaccggcataattgaaggagttgaaggaacaacttcaggaactccttgataaagggtttTTCAGCCTAGCGTGTCACCATGGGGtgtaccggttctatttgtaaagaagaaagatggttctatgaggatgtgcattaactacaggcagttgaacaaagtcacaatcaagaacaagtatcctttgccacgtattgatggttgatttgaccaacttcagggggcaagggtgttctccaagatttatttgaggtcagggtatcaccagctgaagatttgggattcggatattcttaagagagctttcaggactcgatatggccattatgagttccttgtgatgtcttttgggctgactaacacCCCAGCAaccttcatgcatttgatgaatagtgtgtttcagccttatttggactcgttcgttattatattcattgatgatatcctagtgtactctcgtagctaggatgagcatgcccagcatttgaggattgtgttacagagattgagggaggagaagctttatgcaaagttctccaagtttgagttttggctcggttcaatGGCGTTCTTAGGGCATGTGATGTCcaacgagggtattcaggtggatccgaagaagatggaggcggtgtagagttggcccagaccatcctcaaccACCGAGATAGGGAGCTTTCtaggtttggcaggctattaccgtcaTTTTCTGGAgcgtttttcatctattgcatcgcccttgacaaaatttacccaaaagggtgctccattcaggtggtcggatgagtgtgaggtgagctttcagaagatcaagactgCTTAGACCATGACTccagttctaccatcagcttctagTTCTtacacaatgtattgtgatgcctcgtggATATTTATTGGATGTGTTATGATGTAGGAGGTcagagtgatttcttatg is drawn from Nicotiana tomentosiformis chromosome 12, ASM39032v3, whole genome shotgun sequence and contains these coding sequences:
- the LOC138902280 gene encoding uncharacterized protein translates to MGSLVHIEASRQGLTKELHQLDNMRIRLLNSNDGGVTIQYTTESSLVAEVKARQYEDPTSVRLREVIQQRKVIAFETVGDGALRYQGRLCVANVAGLREKIMIEIQQS